The Cloeon dipterum chromosome 3, ieCloDipt1.1, whole genome shotgun sequence genome includes a region encoding these proteins:
- the LOC135941457 gene encoding biorientation of chromosomes in cell division protein 1-like 1 isoform X4 yields the protein MTDYVSELAHHYEADPDLTARIISQMKSKGYFDQLRKEILADIDTKPAYQNMRQRVENAVNRYLKGQKWSNELNKNKLRDSLRRHLTEGRLIHVGPVLNQVLTPDVCSQIAPEVDKQICQELGIPEDEEMPEEDNTPNNRRRDGDFDGPGGSSNGPMSFEPSYGGGRLNGRAWGNDNDFFYPYSGGYNRFSRRCENHDSSSSEEDEVKKTPEKIPVNSKNATDALFVNMSQFDEMELEYSKKEVVELERKENPEEATKLALEQLAAQKFKIEQELQRMELEEQHRLAEEQRRREFEQQQLRELEEQRLREFEERQRAELEEKLRLEFEERQRREEERLLQEQRLKEEEMLIKEESEEELEEPKTPEMSDGEDSDGPELQVAEEDSCQISTVPAEEVKPVVQEEAPKPVEPEDAPKPVDVVEFCEPARPEEPQAVPETPVVASPESEEAAPPVEIAKEPVKTSEQPKKRTDERSRSRDERHKSEHKKEHSSSSSSSKRHHSSSSSSKSSSHKSSSRRDSTSKHSSSSSRAREDSKSSSHSRTSSRRDSEKHKSSSSSSSSSRHRRDDKHRSSSSKSSSSHKKGEDSNNLYYFTPEQSIEAVRSRIHLDEVMIRLEADNSGYDSLISDSETEDCPDKRQYEIEVENSDAIKIEDLLGIEIEGVNREESSLEEINANEIIKPPPRTVSKLHLKINNGTWNHSERADASFLSDDTPGKKVLSVVLEKCSELDARSEESFVPVQQQTPPPKRRRIVRKVEQRYSTDDLYKPRTTFTSSRRSRE from the exons ATGACGGACTATGTGTCGGAATTGGCGCACCACTACGAGGCCGACCCCGACCTGACGGCGCGAATCATCAGTCAGATGAAGTCCAAGGGCTACTTCGACCAGCTGCGGAAGGAAATCCTCGCCGACATAGACACAAAG CCGGCTTACCAGAACATGCGCCAAAGGGTGGAGAATGCGGTGAACCGGTATTTGAAGGGCCAGAAGTGGAGCAACGAGCTGAACAAAAACAAGCTGAGGGACAGCCTCCGCAGGCACCTGACAGA GGGTCGTCTGATTCACGTGGGCCCGGTCCTGAACCAGGTGCTGACGCCGGACGTCTGCTCCCAGATAGCACCCGAGGTGGACAAACAGATTTGTCAAGAACTTGGCATCCCCGAGGACGAGGAGATGCCCGAGGAGGACAATACTCCCAACAACCGCCGCAGGGACGGCGACTTCGACGGCCctggcggcagcagcaacggGCCCATGAGCTTCGAGCCCTCCTACGGAGGTGGACGGCTCAACGGACGCGCCTGGGGCAACGACAATGACTTCTTCTACCCTTACAGTGGAGGGTACAATAG GTTTAGTCGGAGGTGTGAGAATCACGACAGCAGCTCTTCAGAGGAAGATGAGGTCAAGAAAACTCCTGAGAAAATTCCTGTCAAC TCAAAGAACGCAACCGACGCTTTGTTTGTG AACATGAGCCAGTTCGACGAAATGGAGCTGGAGTACTCGAAGAAGGAGGTGGTCGAGCTCGAGAGGAAGGAAAATCCGGAAGAGGCCACCAAACTGGCCTTGGAGCAGCTGGCGGCGCAGAAGTTCAAAATCGAGCAGGAACTGCAGCGCATGGAGTTGGAAGAGCAGCACCGGCTTGCCGAGGAGCAGCGACGCAGGGAGTTTGAGCAGCAACAGCTGAGAGAACTCGAAGAACAGAGGCTAAGGGAGTTCGAAGAGCGGCAGAGGGCAGAACTGGAGGAGAAACTGAGACTCGAGTTTGAGGAGAGACAGCGGAGGGAGGAAGAACGGCTCCTGCAGGAACAGAGGCTCAAAGAGGAAGAaatgctgatt AAAGAAGAATCTGAAGAGGAATTGGAGGAGCCGAAAACTCCGGAAATGTCTGACGGCGAAGACTCGGACGGTCCCGAGCTGCAGGTCGCTGAGGAAGACTCGTGCCAGATCAGTACCGTACCTGCAGAGGAAGTGAAACCGGTGGTGCAAGAGGAGGCGCCAAAGCCCGTGGAGCCGGAGGATGCGCCAAAACCTGTGGATGTAGTCGAATTCTGTGAACCAGCCAGGCCTGAGGAGCCGCAAGCTGTCCCTGAGACCCCTGTGGTCGCTTCTCCTGAATCTGAAGAAGCAGCACCACCAGTCGAGATTGCCAAAGAACCTGTCAAGACTTCTGAGCAGCCAAAAAAACGGACAGACGAGCGTTCGAGGAGCAGGGACGAAAGACACAAGTCTGAACACAAAAAGGAAcattccagcagcagcagcagctcgaaAAGACACCATTCCTCATCATCTTCCTCTAAGTCATCCTCGCACAAAAGCAGTAGCAGACGCGATTCTACTTCaaagcacagcagcagcagctccagAGCAAGAGAGGACAGCAAGAGCTCTAGTCACAG CAGAACCTCATCCAGGAGAGACTCcgaaaaacacaaaagcagcagtagtagtagcagcagcagtaggCACAGAAGAGACGACAAGCACCGGagtagcagcagcaagagCTCTTCCTCGCACAAAAAAGGCGAAGACTCGAACAATCTCTACTACTTCACGCCGGAACAATCGATCGAGGCTGTTCGAAGTCGGATCCATTTGGACGAGGTCATGATCAGACTGGAGGCGGACAACTCTGGTTACGACTCGCTCATCTCGGATTCTGAAACTGAAGATTGCCCGGACAAGAGACAATACGAGATCGAAGTAGAAAACTCGGACGCGATCAAAATTGAGGATCTGCTGGGAATTGAAATCGAGGGCGTCAACAGAGAA GAATCTTCGCTGGAGGAGATTAATGCCAATGAAATAATCAAACCACCGCCGCGGACGGTGAGCaagctgcatttaaaaataaataacgggACCTGGAATCACAGTGAACGAG caGACGCCAGTTTCCTGTCGGACGACACGCCTGGAAAGAAAGTGCTGTCTGTGGTGCTGGAGAAATG TTCCGAACTTGACGCAAGATCGGAGGAAAGCTTTGTGCCTGTCCAGCAGCAAACTCCGCCTCCCAAAAGAAGGAGAAT AGTGCGCAAAGTCGAGCAGAGGTACAGTACTGACGATCTTTACAAGCCCCGAACCACGTTCACCTCATCTCGTCGTTCTAGGGAATGa
- the LOC135941457 gene encoding biorientation of chromosomes in cell division protein 1-like 1 isoform X1 — protein MTDYVSELAHHYEADPDLTARIISQMKSKGYFDQLRKEILADIDTKPAYQNMRQRVENAVNRYLKGQKWSNELNKNKLRDSLRRHLTEGRLIHVGPVLNQVLTPDVCSQIAPEVDKQICQELGIPEDEEMPEEDNTPNNRRRDGDFDGPGGSSNGPMSFEPSYGGGRLNGRAWGNDNDFFYPYSGGYNRFSRRCENHDSSSSEEDEVKKTPEKIPVNSKNATDALFVNMSQFDEMELEYSKKEVVELERKENPEEATKLALEQLAAQKFKIEQELQRMELEEQHRLAEEQRRREFEQQQLRELEEQRLREFEERQRAELEEKLRLEFEERQRREEERLLQEQRLKEEEMLIKEESEEELEEPKTPEMSDGEDSDGPELQVAEEDSCQISTVPAEEVKPVVQEEAPKPVEPEDAPKPVDVVEFCEPARPEEPQAVPETPVVASPESEEAAPPVEIAKEPVKTSEQPKKRTDERSRSRDERHKSEHKKEHSSSSSSSKRHHSSSSSSKSSSHKSSSRRDSTSKHSSSSSRAREDSKSSSHSRTSSRRDSEKHKSSSSSSSSSRHRRDDKHRSSSSKSSSSHKKGEDSNNLYYFTPEQSIEAVRSRIHLDEVMIRLEADNSGYDSLISDSETEDCPDKRQYEIEVENSDAIKIEDLLGIEIEGVNREESSLEEINANEIIKPPPRTVSKLHLKINNGTWNHSERADASFLSDDTPGKKVLSVVLEKCGEKIRSASHCSELDARSEESFVPVQQQTPPPKRRRIVRKVEQRYSTDDLYKPRTTFTSSRRSRE, from the exons ATGACGGACTATGTGTCGGAATTGGCGCACCACTACGAGGCCGACCCCGACCTGACGGCGCGAATCATCAGTCAGATGAAGTCCAAGGGCTACTTCGACCAGCTGCGGAAGGAAATCCTCGCCGACATAGACACAAAG CCGGCTTACCAGAACATGCGCCAAAGGGTGGAGAATGCGGTGAACCGGTATTTGAAGGGCCAGAAGTGGAGCAACGAGCTGAACAAAAACAAGCTGAGGGACAGCCTCCGCAGGCACCTGACAGA GGGTCGTCTGATTCACGTGGGCCCGGTCCTGAACCAGGTGCTGACGCCGGACGTCTGCTCCCAGATAGCACCCGAGGTGGACAAACAGATTTGTCAAGAACTTGGCATCCCCGAGGACGAGGAGATGCCCGAGGAGGACAATACTCCCAACAACCGCCGCAGGGACGGCGACTTCGACGGCCctggcggcagcagcaacggGCCCATGAGCTTCGAGCCCTCCTACGGAGGTGGACGGCTCAACGGACGCGCCTGGGGCAACGACAATGACTTCTTCTACCCTTACAGTGGAGGGTACAATAG GTTTAGTCGGAGGTGTGAGAATCACGACAGCAGCTCTTCAGAGGAAGATGAGGTCAAGAAAACTCCTGAGAAAATTCCTGTCAAC TCAAAGAACGCAACCGACGCTTTGTTTGTG AACATGAGCCAGTTCGACGAAATGGAGCTGGAGTACTCGAAGAAGGAGGTGGTCGAGCTCGAGAGGAAGGAAAATCCGGAAGAGGCCACCAAACTGGCCTTGGAGCAGCTGGCGGCGCAGAAGTTCAAAATCGAGCAGGAACTGCAGCGCATGGAGTTGGAAGAGCAGCACCGGCTTGCCGAGGAGCAGCGACGCAGGGAGTTTGAGCAGCAACAGCTGAGAGAACTCGAAGAACAGAGGCTAAGGGAGTTCGAAGAGCGGCAGAGGGCAGAACTGGAGGAGAAACTGAGACTCGAGTTTGAGGAGAGACAGCGGAGGGAGGAAGAACGGCTCCTGCAGGAACAGAGGCTCAAAGAGGAAGAaatgctgatt AAAGAAGAATCTGAAGAGGAATTGGAGGAGCCGAAAACTCCGGAAATGTCTGACGGCGAAGACTCGGACGGTCCCGAGCTGCAGGTCGCTGAGGAAGACTCGTGCCAGATCAGTACCGTACCTGCAGAGGAAGTGAAACCGGTGGTGCAAGAGGAGGCGCCAAAGCCCGTGGAGCCGGAGGATGCGCCAAAACCTGTGGATGTAGTCGAATTCTGTGAACCAGCCAGGCCTGAGGAGCCGCAAGCTGTCCCTGAGACCCCTGTGGTCGCTTCTCCTGAATCTGAAGAAGCAGCACCACCAGTCGAGATTGCCAAAGAACCTGTCAAGACTTCTGAGCAGCCAAAAAAACGGACAGACGAGCGTTCGAGGAGCAGGGACGAAAGACACAAGTCTGAACACAAAAAGGAAcattccagcagcagcagcagctcgaaAAGACACCATTCCTCATCATCTTCCTCTAAGTCATCCTCGCACAAAAGCAGTAGCAGACGCGATTCTACTTCaaagcacagcagcagcagctccagAGCAAGAGAGGACAGCAAGAGCTCTAGTCACAG CAGAACCTCATCCAGGAGAGACTCcgaaaaacacaaaagcagcagtagtagtagcagcagcagtaggCACAGAAGAGACGACAAGCACCGGagtagcagcagcaagagCTCTTCCTCGCACAAAAAAGGCGAAGACTCGAACAATCTCTACTACTTCACGCCGGAACAATCGATCGAGGCTGTTCGAAGTCGGATCCATTTGGACGAGGTCATGATCAGACTGGAGGCGGACAACTCTGGTTACGACTCGCTCATCTCGGATTCTGAAACTGAAGATTGCCCGGACAAGAGACAATACGAGATCGAAGTAGAAAACTCGGACGCGATCAAAATTGAGGATCTGCTGGGAATTGAAATCGAGGGCGTCAACAGAGAA GAATCTTCGCTGGAGGAGATTAATGCCAATGAAATAATCAAACCACCGCCGCGGACGGTGAGCaagctgcatttaaaaataaataacgggACCTGGAATCACAGTGAACGAG caGACGCCAGTTTCCTGTCGGACGACACGCCTGGAAAGAAAGTGCTGTCTGTGGTGCTGGAGAAATG tggagaaaaaattagatctGCTTCGCATTG TTCCGAACTTGACGCAAGATCGGAGGAAAGCTTTGTGCCTGTCCAGCAGCAAACTCCGCCTCCCAAAAGAAGGAGAAT AGTGCGCAAAGTCGAGCAGAGGTACAGTACTGACGATCTTTACAAGCCCCGAACCACGTTCACCTCATCTCGTCGTTCTAGGGAATGa
- the LOC135941457 gene encoding biorientation of chromosomes in cell division protein 1-like 1 isoform X7 has protein sequence MTDYVSELAHHYEADPDLTARIISQMKSKGYFDQLRKEILADIDTKPAYQNMRQRVENAVNRYLKGQKWSNELNKNKLRDSLRRHLTEGRLIHVGPVLNQVLTPDVCSQIAPEVDKQICQELGIPEDEEMPEEDNTPNNRRRDGDFDGPGGSSNGPMSFEPSYGGGRLNGRAWGNDNDFFYPYSGGYNRFSRRCENHDSSSSEEDEVKKTPEKIPVNNMSQFDEMELEYSKKEVVELERKENPEEATKLALEQLAAQKFKIEQELQRMELEEQHRLAEEQRRREFEQQQLRELEEQRLREFEERQRAELEEKLRLEFEERQRREEERLLQEQRLKEEEMLIKEESEEELEEPKTPEMSDGEDSDGPELQVAEEDSCQISTVPAEEVKPVVQEEAPKPVEPEDAPKPVDVVEFCEPARPEEPQAVPETPVVASPESEEAAPPVEIAKEPVKTSEQPKKRTDERSRSRDERHKSEHKKEHSSSSSSSKRHHSSSSSSKSSSHKSSSRRDSTSKHSSSSSRAREDSKSSSHRTSSRRDSEKHKSSSSSSSSSRHRRDDKHRSSSSKSSSSHKKGEDSNNLYYFTPEQSIEAVRSRIHLDEVMIRLEADNSGYDSLISDSETEDCPDKRQYEIEVENSDAIKIEDLLGIEIEGVNREESSLEEINANEIIKPPPRTVSKLHLKINNGTWNHSERADASFLSDDTPGKKVLSVVLEKCGEKIRSASHCSELDARSEESFVPVQQQTPPPKRRRIVRKVEQRYSTDDLYKPRTTFTSSRRSRE, from the exons ATGACGGACTATGTGTCGGAATTGGCGCACCACTACGAGGCCGACCCCGACCTGACGGCGCGAATCATCAGTCAGATGAAGTCCAAGGGCTACTTCGACCAGCTGCGGAAGGAAATCCTCGCCGACATAGACACAAAG CCGGCTTACCAGAACATGCGCCAAAGGGTGGAGAATGCGGTGAACCGGTATTTGAAGGGCCAGAAGTGGAGCAACGAGCTGAACAAAAACAAGCTGAGGGACAGCCTCCGCAGGCACCTGACAGA GGGTCGTCTGATTCACGTGGGCCCGGTCCTGAACCAGGTGCTGACGCCGGACGTCTGCTCCCAGATAGCACCCGAGGTGGACAAACAGATTTGTCAAGAACTTGGCATCCCCGAGGACGAGGAGATGCCCGAGGAGGACAATACTCCCAACAACCGCCGCAGGGACGGCGACTTCGACGGCCctggcggcagcagcaacggGCCCATGAGCTTCGAGCCCTCCTACGGAGGTGGACGGCTCAACGGACGCGCCTGGGGCAACGACAATGACTTCTTCTACCCTTACAGTGGAGGGTACAATAG GTTTAGTCGGAGGTGTGAGAATCACGACAGCAGCTCTTCAGAGGAAGATGAGGTCAAGAAAACTCCTGAGAAAATTCCTGTCAAC AACATGAGCCAGTTCGACGAAATGGAGCTGGAGTACTCGAAGAAGGAGGTGGTCGAGCTCGAGAGGAAGGAAAATCCGGAAGAGGCCACCAAACTGGCCTTGGAGCAGCTGGCGGCGCAGAAGTTCAAAATCGAGCAGGAACTGCAGCGCATGGAGTTGGAAGAGCAGCACCGGCTTGCCGAGGAGCAGCGACGCAGGGAGTTTGAGCAGCAACAGCTGAGAGAACTCGAAGAACAGAGGCTAAGGGAGTTCGAAGAGCGGCAGAGGGCAGAACTGGAGGAGAAACTGAGACTCGAGTTTGAGGAGAGACAGCGGAGGGAGGAAGAACGGCTCCTGCAGGAACAGAGGCTCAAAGAGGAAGAaatgctgatt AAAGAAGAATCTGAAGAGGAATTGGAGGAGCCGAAAACTCCGGAAATGTCTGACGGCGAAGACTCGGACGGTCCCGAGCTGCAGGTCGCTGAGGAAGACTCGTGCCAGATCAGTACCGTACCTGCAGAGGAAGTGAAACCGGTGGTGCAAGAGGAGGCGCCAAAGCCCGTGGAGCCGGAGGATGCGCCAAAACCTGTGGATGTAGTCGAATTCTGTGAACCAGCCAGGCCTGAGGAGCCGCAAGCTGTCCCTGAGACCCCTGTGGTCGCTTCTCCTGAATCTGAAGAAGCAGCACCACCAGTCGAGATTGCCAAAGAACCTGTCAAGACTTCTGAGCAGCCAAAAAAACGGACAGACGAGCGTTCGAGGAGCAGGGACGAAAGACACAAGTCTGAACACAAAAAGGAAcattccagcagcagcagcagctcgaaAAGACACCATTCCTCATCATCTTCCTCTAAGTCATCCTCGCACAAAAGCAGTAGCAGACGCGATTCTACTTCaaagcacagcagcagcagctccagAGCAAGAGAGGACAGCAAGAGCTCTAGTCACAG AACCTCATCCAGGAGAGACTCcgaaaaacacaaaagcagcagtagtagtagcagcagcagtaggCACAGAAGAGACGACAAGCACCGGagtagcagcagcaagagCTCTTCCTCGCACAAAAAAGGCGAAGACTCGAACAATCTCTACTACTTCACGCCGGAACAATCGATCGAGGCTGTTCGAAGTCGGATCCATTTGGACGAGGTCATGATCAGACTGGAGGCGGACAACTCTGGTTACGACTCGCTCATCTCGGATTCTGAAACTGAAGATTGCCCGGACAAGAGACAATACGAGATCGAAGTAGAAAACTCGGACGCGATCAAAATTGAGGATCTGCTGGGAATTGAAATCGAGGGCGTCAACAGAGAA GAATCTTCGCTGGAGGAGATTAATGCCAATGAAATAATCAAACCACCGCCGCGGACGGTGAGCaagctgcatttaaaaataaataacgggACCTGGAATCACAGTGAACGAG caGACGCCAGTTTCCTGTCGGACGACACGCCTGGAAAGAAAGTGCTGTCTGTGGTGCTGGAGAAATG tggagaaaaaattagatctGCTTCGCATTG TTCCGAACTTGACGCAAGATCGGAGGAAAGCTTTGTGCCTGTCCAGCAGCAAACTCCGCCTCCCAAAAGAAGGAGAAT AGTGCGCAAAGTCGAGCAGAGGTACAGTACTGACGATCTTTACAAGCCCCGAACCACGTTCACCTCATCTCGTCGTTCTAGGGAATGa